The Solanum pennellii chromosome 11, SPENNV200 sequence CATTATGTCTCTGAAGCTCATATCGACTGTTTCTATTGTTTGTCGTTTGGCCATTGGTGCTTCATCCCATATAATCACTTTTGCTTTTCTAATCAATTTGGCAACACCACTTTGCTTTGACATGTTTGTCATAGTTGATTCACTTGTTTGAAGAGGGATCTCAAACCTTGAGTGTGCTGTACGTCCTCCTGGTAATATTGAAGCAGCTACGCCACTGGTTGCTGTTGCCAAACCTATCATACCTCTTGATCTAACATTGGCAAGTAATGCACGGTATAGGTATGTCTTTCCAGTTCCCCCGGGTCCATCCACAAAGAATATTGCAGTTGTTCCAGCATTGATTGTTtgcattatttttgtaaaagcaTGATGTTGTTCTGGATTTAATTGTGATTGTGCATCAAAATCTTCTGGTGGTATCTGCACGgacatttcttcatttatttctctACAAATTGATGAACCAACTTCGAGGAAATTGTGATCTAGTTGAGGAATGTCAATA is a genomic window containing:
- the LOC107004021 gene encoding ATP-dependent DNA helicase PIF3-like; translation: MSVQIPPEDFDAQSQLNPEQHHAFTKIMQTINAGTTAIFFVDGPGGTGKTYLYRALLANVRSRGMIGLATATSGVAASILPGGRTAHSRFEIPLQTSESTMTNMSKQSGVAKLIRKAKVIIWDEAPMAKRQTIETVDMSFRDIMDIDKPFGGKVMVFGGYFWQVLPVVPKSTRAEIVNASLVKSYLWPLMEKIQFTRNMRARTDPTFSEFLLRVGNGDERTIRENLILNNQTFQGWNSRRIHNKRDISKPARKCCNNKICH